In one window of Flavobacteriales bacterium TMED191 DNA:
- the lon gene encoding endopeptidase La, whose amino-acid sequence MNKSILQNLSLSDSDDFTDLIPLMSTDDEKRLNSIKVPKNIAILPLRNAVLFPGVVIPITVSRDKSIELINNAYKKKQVIGVLAQINPDIEAPEAKDLNXIGTVAKIXRLFKMPDGNLTVIIQGQKRFSVVEIVQSSPYFKAEIQRFLEIKPRRTNQNFKALVGSLRDVALKIIKESPNIPSDASFAINNIESDSFLVNFVSSNMNLKVSEKQKMLNEPKLFDRTKMVLKHLNKELRMLEMKNEIQSKVKSELDDQQREYLLNQQLKTIQEELGGNVFQEEIENMRKTAMDKSWNKDVANHFEKEISKLQRMNPQAAEYGVQRNFVETLLDLPWDEYTKDNFNLKRVKKILEKDHYGLEKIKERIIEHLAVLKLKGDMRAPIICLHGPPGVGKTSLGRSIAEALKRKYIRVSLGGMRDQSEIRGHRKTYIGAMPGRIIQSLRKCGSANPVFVLDEIDKLSRDSFGDPSSAMLEVLDPEQNKEFYDNYLEIGFDLSKVLFIATANDISSIQPALRDRMEMINISGYNIKEKVHIAKNHLFPKSLQEHGVRDNIELNKSLLEYIIDSYTRESGVRGLDKILAKISRSIATKIAMSIKVKSKLEVDDIEKILGIKKYNKEVYDNSQFVGVAIGLAWTPVGGDILFIESSSCEGKGKLTITGNLGKVMKESAILALEYLKKNNSRYNIESGIFKNSDFHIHVPEGAIPKDGPSAGITILSALTSLITNRGIKKSLALTGEITLRGKVLPVGGIKEKILAAHRASIKHIVLCKDNKKDIKEINASYIRGLKFHYVDSMDQVLDYVLLKK is encoded by the coding sequence ATGAATAAATCAATTTTGCAAAATTTATCTTTATCAGATTCTGATGACTTTACAGACCTAATACCTTTAATGTCTACTGATGATGAAAAAAGACTCAACTCTATCAAAGTTCCTAAGAATATTGCTATTCTACCCTTAAGAAACGCCGTGTTATTCCCTGGTGTTGTAATTCCAATTACTGTCAGCAGAGATAAATCTATTGAATTGATTAACAATGCCTATAAAAAAAAACAAGTAATTGGTGTTTTAGCTCAAATTAACCCTGATATTGAAGCCCCGGAGGCAAAAGATTTAAATCNTATTGGTACCGTTGCAAAAATCTTNAGATTATTTAAAATGCCTGACGGAAATCTAACTGTGATTATTCAAGGCCAAAAAAGATTTTCAGTTGTTGAGATTGTACAATCTTCTCCATACTTTAAAGCAGAAATTCAGCGTTTTCTTGAAATAAAACCTCGAAGAACAAATCAAAATTTCAAAGCTCTAGTAGGTTCTCTAAGAGATGTGGCTTTAAAAATAATAAAAGAATCTCCCAATATTCCGTCTGATGCTAGTTTTGCTATTAACAATATTGAGAGCGATTCCTTTTTGGTAAATTTTGTTTCATCAAACATGAATTTAAAAGTGTCGGAAAAACAAAAAATGTTAAATGAACCAAAATTATTTGATAGAACAAAAATGGTTTTAAAGCATTTGAATAAAGAACTACGAATGCTTGAAATGAAAAATGAAATTCAATCCAAAGTTAAGTCAGAACTTGATGACCAACAGCGTGAGTATCTTTTAAATCAACAATTGAAAACGATTCAGGAAGAATTGGGTGGGAATGTGTTTCAAGAGGAAATTGAAAATATGCGAAAAACTGCTATGGACAAAAGTTGGAATAAAGATGTGGCCAATCATTTTGAAAAAGAAATATCAAAATTACAACGTATGAATCCTCAAGCTGCTGAGTACGGTGTGCAACGAAATTTTGTAGAAACATTACTGGATCTTCCTTGGGATGAATACACTAAGGACAATTTTAATCTTAAAAGAGTTAAAAAAATCCTAGAAAAAGATCATTATGGTTTAGAAAAAATTAAAGAAAGAATTATTGAACATTTAGCTGTTTTAAAATTAAAAGGAGATATGCGAGCCCCTATTATATGTTTACATGGTCCTCCAGGTGTAGGTAAGACATCGCTAGGAAGATCGATTGCAGAGGCATTAAAAAGAAAGTATATTCGTGTATCTTTAGGTGGAATGAGAGATCAGTCTGAGATAAGAGGGCATAGAAAAACATATATTGGAGCCATGCCTGGAAGAATTATTCAGTCACTAAGAAAATGTGGTTCTGCTAATCCTGTTTTTGTTTTAGACGAAATTGATAAGCTTTCACGAGATAGTTTTGGCGACCCTTCTTCGGCTATGTTAGAAGTTTTAGATCCTGAACAAAATAAAGAATTCTATGATAATTATTTAGAGATTGGCTTTGATCTCTCAAAAGTTCTTTTTATCGCAACTGCAAATGATATATCATCTATTCAGCCTGCTTTAAGAGACAGGATGGAGATGATTAATATTTCTGGATATAATATTAAAGAAAAGGTTCATATTGCAAAAAATCATCTATTTCCAAAATCATTACAAGAACATGGAGTAAGAGATAATATAGAACTTAATAAATCTTTACTAGAATATATTATTGACTCATATACTAGAGAATCTGGTGTTAGAGGTTTAGATAAAATATTAGCTAAAATTTCTAGGAGTATAGCGACTAAAATTGCTATGTCCATTAAAGTTAAAAGTAAATTAGAAGTTGATGATATAGAAAAAATCCTGGGTATTAAAAAATACAATAAAGAAGTTTATGATAATAGTCAATTTGTTGGTGTTGCAATTGGTTTAGCATGGACTCCTGTTGGTGGAGATATTTTATTTATTGAATCAAGTTCATGCGAAGGAAAGGGTAAGTTAACCATTACTGGAAATTTAGGTAAAGTAATGAAAGAATCTGCAATTCTAGCACTTGAGTACTTAAAGAAAAATAATTCAAGATACAATATTGAAAGTGGTATATTTAAGAATAGTGATTTTCATATTCACGTCCCTGAGGGAGCTATTCCTAAAGATGGGCCATCAGCTGGAATTACAATACTAAGCGCATTGACTTCTTTGATTACTAATAGAGGGATAAAAAAGTCGTTAGCTTTAACAGGCGAGATAACACTTAGAGGTAAGGTGTTGCCAGTTGGAGGTATAAAAGAAAAAATATTGGCAGCTCATAGAGCCAGTATTAAGCATATTGTTTTATGTAAAGACAACAAAAAAGATATTAAAGAAATTAATGCATCATATATTAGGGGTTTAAAGTTTCATTATGTTGATTCAATGGATCAGGTGCTAGATTATGTTTTATTAAAAAAATAA